The Lycium barbarum isolate Lr01 chromosome 10, ASM1917538v2, whole genome shotgun sequence genome includes a region encoding these proteins:
- the LOC132612988 gene encoding uncharacterized protein LOC132612988: MRQAEQDIVNIATDTDAAAQAAATQRDEDLAHRTQEADRLTAMQVTIDNLTNQLNVVNAALQGLLRGGGNPIGGAANIALAPQKLKIPEPKPYQGSRNAKEVENFIFDIEQYFDAVGELEEPKKVATAAMYLQGDAKLWWRVKYEAIKAGEDALETWEELKAAIRLQFFPENIEYNARRKLRELRQTKSVRDYVCEFSALMLNIRDMGDKDKLFTFMEGLKPYARMEIQRQRVDTLPKAIQAAECLSDYQVDARKDKPQPPARGGFKGGQSYNAGPSRSGGDRSATKSKGSSSGSNSAASHNNDRGWKPPSGCRHCGGPHWNNECPQAQMNAHQILDDGTDDDEDDADQTEPIGAFNALVCSISNAVEGTSASICKKKDPSSTAKKGKAKAGNGPPPRKEKTLMFVDLRVNGKPIKAMIDTGATHNYLATTEVERLGLVVGKGKGRVKAINSPPQLVGGIAKGVLVKMGPYDGKFDLRVVIIDDFDLIVWLEFMRQTNIIPIPYADLLLMMGTNGAKPCMVPCTTIKMASGNISTLQLKKGVHRQEPTFLATLCIEEIESSSGPIPTPVKELMKEFDDVMPQDMPKRLSPRRIVDHEIELVPGAKPPTRAPYRMSQPELTEPIFASHVLCT, translated from the coding sequence ATGCGGCAGGCCGAACAAGACATTGTAAACATTGCTACTGACACTGATGCCGCCGCACAGGCGGCCGCCACACAAAGAGATGAGGACCTAGCCCATAGGACTCAGGAGGCAGATAGACTGACTGCCATGCAAGTAACCATCGACAATTTGACTAATCAGCTCAATGTTGTCAATGCTGCCTTACAAGGCCTACTCCGAGGAGGGGGCAATCCCATCGGGGGCGCGGCAAACATTGCCCTGGCACCCCAGAAACTCAAGATTCCTGAACCAAAGCCCTACCAGGGTTCTCGAAATGCCAAAGAAGTGGAAAATTTTATCTTTGACATCGAGCAGTACTTTGACGCTGTGGGTGAACTGGAAGAGCCCAAGAAGGTCGCTACTGCTGCCATGTATCTACAAGGCGACGCCAAACTCTGGTGGCGTGTTAAATATGAAGCCATAAAAGCGGGCGAGGATGCTCTTGAGACATGGGAAGAACTAAAAGCAGCCATCCGCTTACAGTTCTTCCCCGAGAACATCGAGTATAATGCACGAAGGAAACTTCGGGAACTCAGGCAAACGAAGTCAGTCCGAGATTACGTCTGCGAGTTCTCTGCCCTCATGCTGAACATAAGGGACATGGGCGACAAGGACAAACTTTTCACGTTCATGGAAGGCTTGAAACCCTATGCCCGCATGGAAATACAAAGACAGAGGGTGGATACCTTGCCCAAGGCCATCCAAGCTGCGGAATGCCTCAGTGACTATCAAGTAGATGCTCGAAAGGATAAACCTCAACCACCAGCCCGTGGGGGATTCAAAGGGGGCCAATCCTACAATGCTGGCCCCAGCAGAAGTGGGGGAGATCGTAGTGCAACCAAATCAAAAGGTTCTTCCTCAGGCAGCAATAGTGCTGCATCTCATAACAATGATCGGGGGTGGAAGCCCCCCTCAGGATGTCGCCATTGCGGCGGACCACATTGGAACAATGAGTGCCCACAGGCACAGATGAACGCCCATCAAATTTTGGATGATGGGAcggatgatgatgaggatgatgcgGATCAGACAGAACCAATAGGTGCCTTCAATGCACTTGTTTGTTCCATTTCCAACGCTGTAGAAGGCACCAGTGCTAGCATATGCAAAAAGAAAGACCCAAGCTCAACTGCCAAGAAGGGAAAGGCAAAGGCAGGCAACGGGCCTCCTCCCAGAAAGGAGAAGACCCTGATGTTTGTCGACTTGAGAGTAAATGGCAAGCCTATCAAGGCCATGATAGACACAGGTGCTACGCACAACTACTTGGCCACCACAGAAGTAGAACGCCTTGGCCTAGTTGTTGGAAAGGGTAAGGGTCGTGTCAAAGCTATCAACTCGCCACCCCAACTAGTGGGCGGAATAGCCAAAGGAGTGCTGGTAAAGATGGGTCCTTATGACGGCAAGTTCGACTTGCGAGTAGTGATCATTGATGATTTCGATTTGATAGTGTGGTTGGAATTCATGAGGCAGACTAACATCATCCCCATACCCTATGCGGACCTGCTTCTGATGATGGGAACAAACGGGGCCAAACCTTGCATGGTCCCGTGCACAACCATAAAGATGGCATCAGGAAATATCTCTACATTGCAACTGAAGAAGGGGGTCCATCGACAAGAACCCACGTTCCTGGCTACCCTTTGCATTGAAGAGATTGAGTCTTCTTCAGGCCCCATTCCAACGCCTGTGAAGGAGCTCATGAAGGAGTTTGACGATGTCATGCCACAAGACATGCCGAAGCGACTCTCGCCTAGGCGGATAGTCGATCATGAAATTGAATTGGTGCCCGGCGCGAAGCCACCTACCCGCGCACCCTACAGAATGTCACAACCCGAACTCACCGAGCCTATTTTTGCaagtcatgtgttatgcacatga